Below is a genomic region from Erigeron canadensis isolate Cc75 chromosome 7, C_canadensis_v1, whole genome shotgun sequence.
aaatttgctttttttttctagattcTGAACCTGAAGTTTCCAAGGGAAATGAGACTGGAGGTGAAACTGATAAAGGTATTAATCATCACTTATAACGATTAAATGTTGGATATCTAGTTGTGGAGGTGTGCTTAACTTATTTGTGTTTATTCTCGACCCATTTGTGTTCTTGATTTCGTGAATTAGAAGGAATGGcaattaaataataacttaAGAATTTTAGCAACAACCATAAGTGTAGATGATTTATCAACTTGTGTAGAGGTAGCAAAATGGGTGGGCGGGTGAGCTACTAACCAGCTAAAAACAGGTTCAagtaaaaatgtatttgaataGCTTACATGACTTTCGAATCATAGAATGTCCTGAtcattataataaatatttatatatgcgAAATATTCTAAATCTAATTCTGCCAATCTTTATACAAATGGGTTTTAAGGGTGTTTATGACTTTCAAAGGcttataagttaaaaaaaataaacatggcATATGCTTTATAAGAGTTTAACGATTAAAGAAAATATTCAATGTGAAACCATTTAGTCAAGTAAATTCATAAACataaattttacttttattttaaaaagtagaaattcaacatttcaatacatttaataataaaaaaattaactttgtAGCATAAGACCTCTCTAACTCTCGCTCTTCCACCAACGTTATggaatcaaaatatataaaaaaattaagaaacttGTAAAAGTTGATACACTATGTCCAAAGTCCAAACTTCCTTACAGCGTGTACAAGTCCTCATATTTATTGAAATTTactgtttctttttttctggGTTTTTACACAGAGATCGTGCTCATGGATCTGGATAGTGACCATGAGTCTGATGACAAATCTTGGGACTGGCTGAGAAAACGTAAGGCTAACAAGAAGCAGATGGCACTTCAAGCCAAAAAACTACGCTTCGATGATGCAGATGCGTTCAACTGTGAATTTTCCGGCTTGCATGCTGAATTACTTAACGACTTTGACAAGGCTCTTAATTTGGGTGATGAGGAGATGTCAGGGGGCAGGAGGAAAGGGTTTGAATCAGGTAGCAGGCCAGGTTGCTGTAGGCCATCCGGCTCAGGGTTTGTGATGGATCGAACTGGTGGAGCAAAGGACCAAGAGGCACTTAAAACCCAAGTGCCGAGGCGACTTGTTATGACCAAACCATTAAGCCGTATACTTGAAGGCTTGAAGTCAGAGTTTGCTAACAAAAACTTAGTGAAGTCTCGCCATATGTCTGATAGGATAGAGGCGGGTAAGTGTATAGGGTCTGGTGTGTGTGGCGGGGTAGATGAATGCGAACCATCTGGTTCAGAGACCATGGTGGCTCAAGCTGGTGATGCATGTGTGGGTCTTGCATTAGCACAGGGTAAGCCATTGGACCATGAGGTCCTGAATTGCATGTTGAACATGAATCCTTCTGAATTTTGCACGGAAAGTGCTAGAAATTTCAGAAGAATAATATAGATTCTTCTGAGATGAGCATGGAGACACCTTTTTATATAGATTCTTTCGACAAATATATATGCTCTGATCAGAATAATGATAATGTATGATGAGTTTAGTGGGATATGTTTCTTTCTTATTACCTTGTTGTATCATCATTCTGGAGTCCTATAAATGTTCATTAAAAGTTGGCGATGTGAGACCAAAGAAAGATCACCCAACGGATGGACGAGCCACGATATCCAAAAAGATAAATACACAAGAACAAACTGCCCAAAAAAGGTTGTCATTGGTAAATGATATTTAAATACCCCAAATGACATTTAATGCTGTAAATGTTGTGTCGTTTGTCGATTTATCCTGGAATTTTCCTTGTAAAGTACCGCGGCCTGGTGGGTATAAACATATGAGGTGAACGACAAAAAAAACAAaggttcaaaaaaaataaaatagagtTATAGACCGTAAATATAGGTCGGatgtaataataatttttatgtatgttttcCATGATACAATCTTTTCAATAAAAGATTaggcaatgaaaaaaaaaggcaaTAAAAATCCTTGACGGACACGATACCCAACTTAAACCCAAATGTTGTCTAATACGAGTAATACACAATATTGTTGTCTTGTTGATATAAAACAACCACTGCTGCTGTCTTTCAAGATCAGGGTCACCGCCGCCGGCACCATTGTCTCCGGCCACCTTCACCACGCTAAGCTCTTTTGCTTTTCTTACTTTGCATTATTAAATGGTACGTactgtttttataaaaaatattgtataaaataaaaatcatagaATAAAATGCTTTTGGACattttttattactcgtattattaattattgttaGCATAAATTAGTTCAATAAAAGTTTAAGTAGCGGAAAATTTTTTGACCCCGTGTAAAATACCAAGTGACCTAAAGACAAAGTTCACTTATTGTTAGCCTGTTTGGTACCATACTAAAGAGTTAGGACAAACCTAAAGACAAAGTACAATAATATCTGAACACACATGACCAAATTACCAAATTTCcgtttaatgaattaatttacaaccTCAGTTCCTTGAATATCTCCAATGTCgtctttacattaattacatttatattaacTTGCACCACTAGACGCCAGTACGCCACGTCCACCAATAGTCGCCGCCATTACCACCCGTCTCTGCCGCCACCAGATCGCCGTCGCCGCCACCTtagccgcattgtgcgggtccCTTTCTAGTGTATAGTTAACATTCTGATATCTTTACAAGAGGTTCCAGGCTCTAATACCGCTTGGTAAAAACTTGGTGTACCGTAGGTCACGTATATTTGAGTCAAAAACACTTGTTGACTTGCCTTAACTGGGTAACCTGAATCAGAAAAACCTCTATCCGTTTACTCATGTACGATATCTATGATCACTTTTAGCTATGATGACAGCATTATTGTTACGAGTTCATCATACCTGAAACCTGCCTTTTTTTTTCAGGTCTAAGAAGGCCGAGACCAGTGTCACGCAATTCAACTGAATTCTAGAACTGGAGACACCATTGCTTGATCATTGTTTCTTGTATCTCTCTAAAAACCGGCTCAGTCATGAGATATCTTACATTAGCTAGGTCTATTCGTCGACTACCTACTCATTATGACATAACTGGGCCTCTGCAGTCTCGTTTTCGACCCAAACTTGTTCCAGCAGATCCCAAACCCAAAAAGTACAAATTACCTGCAACTTATGATCCTTATGGCCCAAGACCTCCACCTTCCGATAAAATCATCCAACTTGCTGAAAAAATCGCAGCCCTTCCCCCTGAAGAGCGTAGACAAATAAGTCCTGTTCTTAGAGAGATACTAGGGCACCCTAAAATGCAGTCAACTCCAGTTGAACAGAAGGTCGAGAAGATAACGACTTTTGATATCAAGTTGGAGAAATATGACGCAGCTGATAGAATTAAGGTAATCAAAGAGGTTCGTGCTTTAACTAGTCTTAATTTAAAGGAAGTTAAAGATATGGTGGACAGTGTTCCTATTGTAATCAAACAGGGTGTTTATAAAGACGAGGCGGATGAAATGATAGAGAAGATCAAAGCTGCCGGCGGTGTTGCTGTGATGTGTAGTTATGAGACCACGTTTTCGTAATGTTAATGTCTGCTACTTTGTCAATCAATGTAGATAGCATTTTAGATTTATATGTGGCCAATACCCTTGTGATTTGTTATGTGAATCTTGGATGCatcaatgtatatataattttagatCGATAAAATTGTATTTGCTTTATTTTTACAGATTCTGAACCTGAAGTTTTTGAGGAAATTGAGGTTCGAGATGAAAATGCTTTGTTTGCTTGATTTGTATGTCTTTTATTCTTGACCCACTTGCgttatttattttctaattagaaGGAATGGTGGGttaatttataacaaaataattttggTAGCGACCATAATGTAGGCGCTTCTTCAATGGTTCACCTTGTGTAGAtctggcaaaatgggtggggcGGGAGTCTTGTAACCAGTTGAAATGTGTTCAACTAAAAATATGGGTTGGGATACTTTACATAAAGCTTGAAAATTCTTGACGATGCTCAACTTCCTGATTACTTTACGAGAGTCCAAAAGGTAATATGAGTTATCATAATTCTTTTGGAGTAAAGCGGGTCACTTTGTTTGACCGCCAGCTAAGTAGGTCGCTAGATGAGCTTGATTTACACATTTCATTACGGTACTAGGACACGACTATCCATATGAGGAGGCTGTAGTTGTCTTAAAATCTATGCGCACGTGTTTCATACAACTTCCTTACCAGATTTAAGAAGTTGAGACACCAACATGACAAGTTTTATTCTTAAAGGACAATTACAAACCACAAGTACTAAAACTACAACTTATAGCAGTCTACAAATATTAAATGTTATTAAAGACTTTATAACTGGTCATCCCTTCGCCACAACTACAAAGTCAAAAGTTATGGCAGCACAAAGTCAAAGATTTCATGCACTCCAAGAGGGTATAATCGAACACGCTAGTCATAACCACCTCAAATTCGAAGAAAAAAGGTACATaggaaaccaaaaaatataacaaatgaaAAAAGGAGATTATACAAAACTAGCAAGAAAATGGCTAGAAAACAGTTCAAAGTTTGAACTAGATGGTCTTGCACTTGAaggaatgaatatatatattgtggaaCAAGGTTTTATAAAATGCAGTTTGGTCATTCCAAATCATTTATCTGTAAGTAttaatctatgtatatatatacacacacacatatatatacacacacacactttatGAAGTGATGCTTAGTTTTAGAGACCGTTAGGCTATCTGGAAAAAGTCGAGCCTTTGGATTTGATATACCCGGCCTAACCGATGTAGTCCATGTTTAGactttgttatatgattatcaGTTGTACATATGTGATTAAGTTCATTCAGATGTCAAAAGTTATGTTTAAatgagaaaataaaattttttgaaagccACAAAATGCCTTTTCAACAGGCCACAGgcacatatttataaattattatagttttttgtTGTTTGGAAAGACGATTATCCATACATACACACAACCTATTTATTGTTAAGGTTTGATTTGTTTTAGGATGTAGATGGAAACTGGAAAGCCGGAGCGATGTCAGTTTTGATAGACGACATTACTGCAGGTGCTGTGTTCTCTATTACTGGAGGGCACCTAGCCACTGTTGATTTCACTATGTCGTTTTATTCAACGGCTAAGGTCAATGTAGGTCGTTTCGCCATCTCTATctttttggttattttcacggtTTTTCTGCTTATTCCGTTTTCTAAAAGATTTCTTGAGTGTTTATGATAATTTTGGTCTCAGAAAAGCCCAAATGGATATCTACTATGgcaaatgttatatatattatgatttgacACTTTGTGTTGTTAACAACAAACTTCGCTGTTCCAAAAAAACCATAGGAGGAGGTCGAGATTGAAGCAAGTGTTGTTGGAGAAACGGGCAATCTATTTTCAGTGGTAACTGATATTAGAAAAAAAGGCACGGGAGAGAAGGTTGTTGTCGGGAAACAATGGATGCAAGCCACTCCTATCAAAACATCACAGGCTGCTAAAAGCAAGCTTTGACTAACCACTCGGTGTGTATTCATTTTTCGTAACAGTTTGTTTGCATTCCCACGTTACGTTTTACAGTTTAGTACACGAGTTATATATTACATTAGCATTGGAAGTGAAAGAACTTAAACCCACATTACTGTTGTAAACTAGTTTTAAAGTCAACTGTAGTTTATTACAGAGAACTTTTTATCATAATTTTCTGGTTTCTTAGTTGTACTTGTACTTTCTCCTACAAATTTCTTTGAAAGCCTATTCCAATCAGAGTCATGCATAGGTATTTTGCCCATGTTTGCTATGaattcatatatagatataagcctgtttgttttcttaaacattaagtgactgaatggataaataatatttgtatggattaagtcaatttagttgttttttgtttattaagtcaagaaaacatacacttttgatgacttaatggattaagtatttttgattaagtcacGACTGAACTTATTAAGTCCCAAACAAATACCACCAattgaagttttttttgtttttttatatagaatcGAAGTTGAAAAGCTGATCTACTCAAATTCTTGGATACACTTGTAGATATAGGCTGTCTTTTAGTAAAATAAACTGTTAAAGTCATACAAATACACCTACATGAATATGGCAACAGAGAGATTTATCAAACTTCTGATACTTAGCTTCTTGAGGCCTCTTCTTCGCCTGAAGTGTTGATATTCTCAACCTTTATCGCCGTTGTATCTGCACACGGACCATAAGTCCAACTACATGCAACATAATACAAAAGGTTTATACAACTCAATATAGCAAGAAGCCAATAATAGTTGTCATAGTGACCCTTATTTATAGCTGTAGAAACCCAACTCTCTTTTCCCTTCCCTTTGCTAAGTCCATCGACAATGTTTAGTATTAATATAGCTAACAAGCTTCCAAAAGCGGATCCAAACATGTAAAGAGACGATGCAATGCTTGACATACTCTTCGGGAATTCAGaataataaaactcattttGACCGATTATATTCAAAGCATCAGCTAGCCCGTTACAGACATGCTGCGGAACAAGCCACATTGCTGACATGTTGACCAACGCTTTAGAATTATTCAAGAACCCTTCTTGAATTGCTTTGTTCTTTCGTGTATGTTCTACGATTCCAGATACCAACATACCCAAAATTGAGAAAAAGAGACCTGCCCCCATCCTTAGTTTTGGACTAATGTATACGGGTTTCCctttaatttttgacaataAGGGGAGAATCACTCGGTCATATAGTATAACCCAGACCATTATGGTTATGATTgtgaataaagaaaatgagCCTGCCGGAATTTGAAAGCTTTTAGTGATGTGTCTATCCATGGTGTTTGCTTGGAGGACTGGAAATGTAACTTGGTGCATCACCGCAGACAACATTATACTAGATGACCATAATGGTATCACCCTAACAAGCGCCTTTAGCTCTTCAACTTGCTCTACATTGCAGATGCTCCATTGGTCTTTGCTTGCATCTTCGGGTTTCCAGAGGATGCAAGCTTTATTCAAGAACCTAATGGacaaaaaaatattcaataaacACAATCAGATCAATGTAGTAGTTATCTTAACTAAAAAGTAGAGGCAGCTAAATGGGAGAgcaggtgggttgggtaacaagtCAAAACCGGTACTTTTGGTATGGGTCAGGTTGACCAATTACACCTGTTGGACTAAAATGTTagttaaattatgaataattagCATGTCAAATATGAGTCataatgttttttagtttaaagATGATTTGGGAAGTTTggtttcattaaaaaaaattccttcCTTGTTGATCCGTTTGACCCGTCCCATCCTAACATGATCACTTTTTTCCATTTATTAATTTTGATTACAAAAGGTTAATGATAATCTTTGCTTTTGGATACAACTATTTAGGAGGTTGCTTTTGGATACAACTATTGCGAAGATAGGTTTTGGACATCTTTCAACCCGTTTGACCCGTTCCCCTTATAgccatttgttttattttgactttttaaagaTGATACACAACCTAAATCAACCCATATGTAAGTAAATGGattgaaattgccacctctactagAAATCACATAATTATAGAGAAGTGTTCACTACCTTAATCTCTTTGTAGGTACAGTCGCGGTTGCCTCATTCTTATTGTACCAGGCTGCATCACTTGAACGGGGTAGTGTGAGCTTTCTATTTTTCCACGCCACGGCTATCACTTGACATAAACTAGTAAACAAACTTTTCTTAACCTTCATTTTGTAATACAAAGGATAAGCAACAACAAAGGATAGAGTAGAAATGATCATAAGAATAACAGGAATCCCAAACCCGACTCTCCATCCATTATGTTCTTGAATATAAACAACCGCAGTAAATCCAATCAGGACTCCCACAAGAGCAGTGGCATAATACCATCCAAAAAAGCTTTCTAGGACctgctctctcttagggttatCCTTGCAGTCAATTTGATCTGCCCCAAATGCTAAGGAACACGGGCGTACACCACCAGCTCCAATGGACATtacagcaaaggctaaaaaaagaaaagcataTTGAATGAATGTCGGTGATTCACATGACTGAGGCACCCTTAGATCACAATGGGGCGGTTTTACACTATGAATCATTGTTGTTAACCACAGAAGGATCATCCCCTACAAACACATCAAACAAATGGTTTCTCAGTTACTTTATATCAGAGGTTGATTTGAGTATAACTTATATGAAAAAGAGTAACATCATACCAGGAGACTAACGATAGATCCAAGAAAAATGGTGAGGAATCGGCCAAGAAAGGAATCAGAGAGAAAAGCACCAATGAAGGTCAGGAAATTGGTAGCGGCTGACCAACTTAAGATAACGGTTGAACCTTGAGCAACGCTCATATGGTAATCCGAGATCAAGTATAAAACCATGTTCGGAAGTAACCCAAAACTTGCCACCTTCTCAATTGATTCATTTGCTATAGCCATATATAAGAAGTAAACAGTCAAGAAATTACAGTAGTAAAGAATGTAAGGTTAAAGGCTTTAAACTTTATGTATATGAATTTGAAGGTAAAAAAGTTGGAATACATAACTAGAAACCTGAACCTACAATCCATGAAATATGTCACCATATATGTTTATACATAAAGTGATTGACACAAGACTTTGAGTATATGGGTATATGGAAGTAAAAGATACAAGTAGACAAAAATGTATTAAACTTGTTATGTTCTACATCCAATTGTCAAAACCTGTATTGTATGTATCAAACTTTCATATTTTGTCACTGGATACATGTATATCATCTTATACCCACTAAACATacaatttaaataaattgaatgtttgatacatacaatacaataaTAGATGTAACAATAGTTTGATACATTTCTATACATTTGTCGCGAATTAAAACCTTAGAATAGAATTGTAAATCTTGAAACTTAAACAAAATACAGATAATTCATCGATATGTCAATCATCAAGTATGTTTTACCTAAGATGAATGGGATGGTTCTTAGACCACCCTTTTGGATTCCTGATGacttttcttgtttaattgcACTCTCTTCTGTTGAAGGAACCTCCATTTGTGTATactttctctctatatatatgtaatgatatgatatAAACAAGAATACACACAAATGTAATAAAACTTTATCCCataaaagtatatgaaaaactGCAACTTCAACTGCTAAACAAGTGATGCTTTAACTAAAGTTTTGCCCATAAATTTCATGTGACATGAAACTTATGATTTTGACATGAAATGAAAGCTTATCTCTTGCGTACGATGTGGTTCGCAAGCATATATAGTCGACAGGGAACTGTTAAGTAACAAGGAACGGGACGGCAACAAGAATAATACagtatgtttttttgtttgttccTTATAAGTTGCCgttcaaaaaacaaaagaaataaaatatgttACATGTGTTTAGATGTTAAAAATGTGACAAAAGAAAGACCTTGGTCTTGTCATAGAACTGGTGATTTTGGAATGATCATTTGTTTTAACTGAGATTTGCTGTTGTTTTTGGTATCAATTAGCCAACATGGGTGCCTTGTGTTTTGCCAAATACTTTAATTGACTTTGGAAAAAGGTGGTATTAAAAAGTAATTCTTGTTTGAACATAACAACCGTTGCCAAGTAA
It encodes:
- the LOC122606595 gene encoding uncharacterized protein LOC122606595 isoform X1, giving the protein MADGTMFSFRQFHIRQYFAYYKEENPEKCLLFNFNNEGAQASERTQAIEGIQAPEDIQASEDTEPFETSEAKRRRKGKAVVEYEDPAAIRMGTSVQYVIISDSETAADIEPEDPRGNETGVDIDKVIELKTAMHYETISNSETATDSEPEVSKGNETGGETDKEIVLMDLDSDHESDDKSWDWLRKRKANKKQMALQAKKLRFDDADAFNCEFSGLHAELLNDFDKALNLGDEEMSGGRRKGFESGSRPGCCRPSGSGFVMDRTGGAKDQEALKTQVPRRLVMTKPLSRILEGLKSEFANKNLVKSRHMSDRIEAGKCIGSGVCGGVDECEPSGSETMVAQAGDACVGLALAQGKPLDHEVLNCMLNMNPSEFCTESARNFRRII
- the LOC122606595 gene encoding uncharacterized protein LOC122606595 isoform X4, with product MVQCFHSDNSILGAQASERTQAIEGIQAPEDIQASEDTEPFETSEAKRRRKGKAVVEYEDPAAIRMGTSVQYVIISDSETAADIEPEDPRGNETGVDIDKVIELKTAMHYETISNSETATDSEPEVSKGNETGGETDKEIVLMDLDSDHESDDKSWDWLRKRKANKKQMALQAKKLRFDDADAFNCEFSGLHAELLNDFDKALNLGDEEMSGGRRKGFESGSRPGCCRPSGSGFVMDRTGGAKDQEALKTQVPRRLVMTKPLSRILEGLKSEFANKNLVKSRHMSDRIEAGKCIGSGVCGGVDECEPSGSETMVAQAGDACVGLALAQGKPLDHEVLNCMLNMNPSEFCTESARNFRRII
- the LOC122608375 gene encoding 50S ribosomal protein L7/L12-like — its product is MRYLTLARSIRRLPTHYDITGPLQSRFRPKLVPADPKPKKYKLPATYDPYGPRPPPSDKIIQLAEKIAALPPEERRQISPVLREILGHPKMQSTPVEQKVEKITTFDIKLEKYDAADRIKVIKEVRALTSLNLKEVKDMVDSVPIVIKQGVYKDEADEMIEKIKAAGGVAVMCSYETTFS
- the LOC122608718 gene encoding protein NRT1/ PTR FAMILY 1.2-like, which codes for MEVPSTEESAIKQEKSSGIQKGGLRTIPFILANESIEKVASFGLLPNMVLYLISDYHMSVAQGSTVILSWSAATNFLTFIGAFLSDSFLGRFLTIFLGSIVSLLGMILLWLTTMIHSVKPPHCDLRVPQSCESPTFIQYAFLFLAFAVMSIGAGGVRPCSLAFGADQIDCKDNPKREQVLESFFGWYYATALVGVLIGFTAVVYIQEHNGWRVGFGIPVILMIISTLSFVVAYPLYYKMKVKKSLFTSLCQVIAVAWKNRKLTLPRSSDAAWYNKNEATATVPTKRLRFLNKACILWKPEDASKDQWSICNVEQVEELKALVRVIPLWSSSIMLSAVMHQVTFPVLQANTMDRHITKSFQIPAGSFSLFTIITIMVWVILYDRVILPLLSKIKGKPVYISPKLRMGAGLFFSILGMLVSGIVEHTRKNKAIQEGFLNNSKALVNMSAMWLVPQHVCNGLADALNIIGQNEFYYSEFPKSMSSIASSLYMFGSAFGSLLAILILNIVDGLSKGKGKESWVSTAINKGHYDNYYWLLAILSCINLLYYVACSWTYGPCADTTAIKVENINTSGEEEASRS
- the LOC122606595 gene encoding uncharacterized protein LOC122606595 isoform X2, which translates into the protein MADGTMFSFRQFHIRQYFAYYKEENPEKCLLFNFNNEGAQASERTQAIEGIQAPEDIQASEDTEPFETSEAKRRRKGKAVVEYEDPADIEPEDPRGNETGVDIDKVIELKTAMHYETISNSETATDSEPEVSKGNETGGETDKEIVLMDLDSDHESDDKSWDWLRKRKANKKQMALQAKKLRFDDADAFNCEFSGLHAELLNDFDKALNLGDEEMSGGRRKGFESGSRPGCCRPSGSGFVMDRTGGAKDQEALKTQVPRRLVMTKPLSRILEGLKSEFANKNLVKSRHMSDRIEAGKCIGSGVCGGVDECEPSGSETMVAQAGDACVGLALAQGKPLDHEVLNCMLNMNPSEFCTESARNFRRII
- the LOC122608412 gene encoding uncharacterized protein LOC122608412, whose translation is MKKGDYTKLARKWLENSSKFELDGLALEGMNIYIVEQGFIKCSLVIPNHLSDVDGNWKAGAMSVLIDDITAGAVFSITGGHLATVDFTMSFYSTAKVNEEVEIEASVVGETGNLFSVVTDIRKKGTGEKVVVGKQWMQATPIKTSQAAKSKL
- the LOC122606595 gene encoding uncharacterized protein LOC122606595 isoform X3 — its product is MADGTMFSFRQFHIRQYFAYYKEENPEKCLLFNFNNEGAQASERTQAIEGIQAPEDIQASEDTEPFETSEAKRRRKGKAVVEYEDPAAIRMGTSVQYVIISDSETAADIEPEDPRGNETGVDIDKDSEPEVSKGNETGGETDKEIVLMDLDSDHESDDKSWDWLRKRKANKKQMALQAKKLRFDDADAFNCEFSGLHAELLNDFDKALNLGDEEMSGGRRKGFESGSRPGCCRPSGSGFVMDRTGGAKDQEALKTQVPRRLVMTKPLSRILEGLKSEFANKNLVKSRHMSDRIEAGKCIGSGVCGGVDECEPSGSETMVAQAGDACVGLALAQGKPLDHEVLNCMLNMNPSEFCTESARNFRRII